In a single window of the Rhopalosiphum padi isolate XX-2018 chromosome 1, ASM2088224v1, whole genome shotgun sequence genome:
- the LOC132917280 gene encoding enolase-phosphatase E1, producing the protein MPLNENVILLDIEGTITSISFVKETLFPYVTKVLEDYIEKHWDDESFQQDLKLLRAQAVIDSNVEGFVPISTDNNAKKSVINNVLWQMKNDKKTTALKQLQGHIWKDGYESGLLKGHLYEDVLPVLNKLTELGKKIYTYSSGSTEAQEYLFQYSMYGDVSSVFLKYFDTKMGPKGSETSYINIANEINVNCSDILFLTDVVAEAEAAIKADCNSVLLVRPGNATLDPEKSSKFKIIKTLDELL; encoded by the coding sequence ATGCCATTGAATGAGAATGTTATTCTCCTTGACATCGAAGGAACAATTACATCTATTAGCTTTGTTAAAGAAACATTATTTCCTTATGTGACCAAAGTCTTAGAGGATTACATAGAAAAACACTGGGATGATGAGAGCTTTCAacaagatttaaaattattacgcgCACAAGCAGTTATTGATTCCAATGTTGAAGGCTTTGTACCAATATCTACAGACAACAATGCAAAGAAATCTGTCATTAATAATGTACTATGGCAGATGAAAAATGATAAGAAAACTACTGCTCTAAAGCAACTACAAGGTCACATATGGAAAGATGGATATGAAAGTGGTCTTCTAAAAGGTCATTTATATGAGGATGTATTACCTGTTTTAAATAAGCTAACTGAATtgggtaaaaaaatatacacttacTCTTCAGGGAGTACAGAAGCTcaagaatatttatttcaatattccaTGTATGGAGATGTGTctagtgtatttttaaaatattttgatactaaAATGGGTCCAAAAGGCTCAGAAACCAGTTACATAAATATTgctaatgaaataaatgtaaactgtagtgatattttatttttgactgaTGTAGTTGCTGAAGCAGAAGCAGCTATAAAAGCCGATTGTAATTCAGTTCTTTTAGTAAGACCAGGTAACGCTACTCTGGATCCTGAGAAAagttcaaagtttaaaattataaagacactagatgaattattataa
- the LOC132917270 gene encoding enolase-phosphatase E1-like: MPLNETVILLNIIEPITSINYIREILFPHVASILQDYVSNHKGKYKDDESYQQYLKSWHVQAFEVSISEPVLPGEKMKTIINNNIRPWNMSDSRLNCCMDNYVINMWNLGYETGIIKGHIYEDVLPVLKKLTDLGKKICTYSCFKTSLQENFFKHTDYGDVSGVFSKYFDINMGPKDSETTYKDIANEINVNCSDILFLTNVVADAEAALKAGCNSVLLVRPTSAPLDPEKSSKFRIIKTLDELL, translated from the coding sequence ATGCCATTGAACGAGACTGTTATTCTCCTTAACATTATAGAACCAATTACATCAATCAACTATATTAGGGAAATATTATTTCCTCATGTGGCCAGTATCTTACAGGATTACGTATCAAATCACAAGGGAAAATATAAGGATGATGAGAGCtatcaacaatatttaaaatcatggCATGTACAAGCATTTGAAGTTTCCATATCTGAACCTGTACTTCCAGgcgaaaaaatgaaaactatcattaataataatattagaccgTGGAATATGAGTGACTCAAGGCTAAATTGCTGTATggataattatgttattaacatGTGGAACCTTGGATATGAAACTGGTATTATAAAAGGTCATATATATGAAGATGTATTACCTGTTTTAAAAAAGCTAACTGACTTgggtaaaaaaatatgcacttacTCTTGTTTTAAAACATCACTTCaagagaatttttttaaacatacagaTTATGGAGATGTGTCTggtgtattttcaaaatattttgatattaatatggGTCCAAAAGACTCTGAAACCACCTATAAAGATATTgctaatgaaataaatgtaaactgtagcgatattttatttttaactaacgtAGTTGCTGATGCAGAAGCAGCTTTAAAAGCCGGCTGTAATTCAGTTCTTTTGGTAAGACCCACTAGCGCTCCATTGGATCCTGAGAAAAGTTCAAAGTTTAGAATTATTAAGACACTAGatgaattattgtaa